In Leifsonia sp. AK011, the genomic stretch TCGGAGTGGCTGGCCCGCTCATGAGAGTCGCGGTCATTGGCGGGACGGGGCTGATCGGCACGCGGGTGGTGCAGCGGCTCCGCACCGACGGACACGACGTGGTCGTGGCATCCCGCGCGACCGGCGTGAACTCGTTCACGGGCGAGGGCCTCGAGGAGGCGCTACGGGAGGTCGAGACCGTGATCGACACCTCGAACTCGTCGTACCTCGACGAGGCCGGTGCGATCGAGTTCTTCTACGGGTCAACGCTCAACCTGTTGAACTACGGGCGTGCCGCTGGTGTGAAGCACCACGTCGCACTCTCGGTCGTCGGTACCGATCGACTTGCGCGCAACGAGGGTGGCTACTTCGCGGCCAAGCTCGCGCAGGAGAAGCTCATCGAGACATCCGCGATGCCTTACTCGATCGTTCACGCGACGCAGTTCTTCGAGTTCATCGCGAGCATCGCGGATGCCGCGACCCGCAGCGGCATCGTGACGCTCTCGCGTGCGCTCATCCAGCCAATGGCCGCGGACGATGTCGCTGACGCTGTGGTGCGCACCGCGCTGGCGTCACCGCAGGGGCGCATCGTGGAGTTCGGCGGGCCGGAGCAGTTCCGGTTGGAGGAGGTCGTCCGCCGACAGCTCGCACTGCAGAACGACACGCGAGAGGTGGTCGCCGACCCGCTCGCGCGCTACTTCGGCACGCAGCTCGACGAGCGCGACCTGCTGCCCGGTCCGGATGCGACGCTGGCCCCGACGCGGTTGGCTGACTGGCTGGGGTGACCCTGCGGGCGTCGAGTGTTCCGAAAGTGCCGCTATGCGGGCATCCATAAGGGCACTTTCGGAACACTCGGCGCAGGGGGCCCACAAGGTGCACCCCCGCGGAGTGCCCCGGCGCCACCGGCGTACTCTGGTGGCGATGGCCGACGATTTCCACAAACCCACGCAGTACTCCGGCGACAAGTTCGACACCTTCGAGGGTGGCGAGGATCCAGCGCAGATCATGCGTGTCGCCCACGACACCGCCCACGCGCTCGTGAACCGCGCGCGGGAGACGGATGACCCGGCAGTACTCGAACGCCTCGTGGCGTACACCGATGCCCACGGTATCGACTCCATCGCCGAGCTCTGGGCGCGTGCGAGCCCGCGCTCGCTGCCCGGCGCGCTGTGGCGCATCTACCTGCTGCGCGTGGTGATCCGGCAGGACCCTGCGGGCACGGCGTTTCTCTTCCAGCGCGGCACGGAGGTGCTCGCCACGATTGACGCCGCGGTTGCCGGGGCGCAGGCGCCGACCGGCCCCGAGGAGATCACGCAGCTCGCCGACCAGATTCTGCGGGGACTGTTCCGCGGGGACTTCGGGGTAGCGCTCGACCGCGCGGCTGCGTTCTGTCGCATCCTGTCGGCCGGATGCTCGAACGAGGCCGACACCGCAGAGCTCACCAGCCCCGACCGGGCCACCGAGCTCACCACCCGCGCCGACCGCTTCACGATCACGGCCGAGGAGCTCACGGCCTGCGCGCGCCTCTACCGCAGCGACTCGCTCGAGTAGAGGCGAAGCTGGGAGTCAACGGAATAGCCTCCCGCCGAGGTGTGTTTAGACTTGTATCGCCGGGCCGCAGTAACCCCGGGCTCCACTAATAGCCGCTTCGAGCGGCCTTGCGCCGAGAGGCGTTCTGCGGCCCGGCATTCTCTTTGCGCGCGCGGAGCTCGCGAGGCTCGCACCCTTTCTAGTGGGTTGAGTGGGCCCGCGAAGCGGCCCCTACCCTGCGGGTTGAGTAGGCCCGCGCAGCGGCCGCATCGAAACCTCACCACCGTTGAACGTTGGCGTGGTTTCGATAACGCCGGGCTTCGCCGCGGCTACTCAACCAGCGGGTGGTTGTCAGCCCGCGCAGCGGTTCCAACTCTGTGGGTTGAGTAGGCCGCGCAGCGGCCGTATCGAAACCTCATCACCGTTGAACGTTGGCGTGGTTTCGATGACGCCGGGCTTCGCCCGATGCCCGAGACGGGCATCGGCGCTGGCGTCGCGGCGAAGGCCAGAAATGGCCTTCGCTCCAAGCTCCAGCGCGCTACTCAACCAGCGGGTGGTTGTCGGCCCGCGCAGCGGTTCCAACTCTGTGGGTTGAGTAGGCCGCGCAGCGGCCGTATCGAAACCTCACCACCGTTGAACGTTGGCTTGGTTTCGATAACGCAGGGCTTCGCCGCGGAACCCGACGGCTGAGCAATCCACCCCCACCCGCGTCTCCGAAGTACCTGCATGAACGCGCAGCCCGGCACGTTACCTGCGATGCTTGATGTCGTGTCCCATGACTTCAGCCTCGGCCAGGATGACTCTGCCGCGGCCGTCGCGCGTCGGTTGCAGGTGCTACTTGAGAGGGTGGCATCCGCCGACAAGAACGCGTTCAGCGAGCTGTACGACGAGATCGCGCCACGCGTGTTCGGTCTCGTCAAACGGGTACTTATCGACCACGCACAGGCTGAGGAGGTGACGCAGGAGGTGTTCCTGGAAATCTGGCAGAACGCCGCGCGCTTCGACGCATCGAAGGGCAGCGCGATCACCTGGATGCTTACGATGACCCATCGCCGGGCCATCGACCGCATCCGTGCCTCGCAGTCGTCACGCGACCGCGACCTGCGCATCGGCATCCGCGACTTCGAGCCCGGCCACGATGGTGTCGCCGAGCACGTCGAGGTGAGCATCGAGCACGAGCGGGTCGCCCGCGCGATGGCTCGCCTCACCGAGCTGCAGCGGCAGGCCATCGAGCTGTCGTACTACGGCGGCTACACAAACAGCGAGGTGGCGGGCATCCTGAGCGTGCCCCTCGGTACAGTCAAGACACGCATCCGTGACGGGATGATCCGACTCCGCGACGAACTGGGGGTGACCTCATGACCGACAACAACAGTGCCGACAACAAGCGCGACGACGTCGACCCGAGCACCCAGACGGGTTCGTACGCGCTTGGTGCGCTCGACGCCGGCGAGGTTGCCGCCTTCGAGAAGCACCTTGCCGAGCACGCGGAGACCCGCAACGAGGCCACCGAGCTGAGCGACACCGCGGTGCTGCTCGGGCTCGCCGTGCCGCCCGTTGCGCCGCCGCCCTCGCTCAAGGCGAGCATCATGGACCAGCTGGATGCCACCCCGCAGCTTCCCGCGGAGGCTCCGCCCGCACCGCCCCTCCTCGCCGGCCCCGCCGAAACGCGCGCTCGTGCACGCTGGGCCTCGCGGCCGGTTGTGGCGCTCGCGAGCGCTGCCGCCGTGATCGGTCTCATCGCCGGTGGTGGTGTGGTCGCGACATCCGTGTTCCAGAACAACCAGCGCCAGGAGCAGGCCGACCTGTTCGCCGCCATCAACGCGGCCAGCGACAGTCAGCGCCGCTCCGTGGAGTTGGCGGATGGCACGGCGACGCTGGTCTGGTCGGACGAGCTCCAGGCCTCCGCGCTCATCGTCGATGGGCTGGAGCCCCTGCCCTCGGACAAGGACTACGAGCTCTGGTACATCGGGGAGTCGGGCATCCGCTCCGCCGGCATTCTGTCGGCCGACGGTTCGCGCACCTGGCGCGTACTCGAGGGCTCGAAGGAGCCGGGTGACACCATCGGCGTGACCGTCGAGCCGCGCGGAGGATCCGAGCAGCCCACGACCGACCCGATCATCGCGATCGAGAGCGCGTAGCCCCTACACTCCCGCTGGGTCCCCTGGCGTAGCTCCCACACTTCCGCTGGTTGAGTAGCGCGCTGGAGCTTGGAGCGAAGGCCATTTCTGGCCTTCGCCGCGACGCCAGCGCCGATGCCCGTCTCGGGCATCGGGCGAAGCCCCGGCGTTATCGAAACCACGCCAACGTGTCACGTGGGGTGGGGTTTCGATAACGCTCGCTTTGCGAGCTACTCAACCCACGAAAAGGAGTAGCTCGCTGCGCGAGCCACTCGACCTGCCTAGAGGCCCGCCTCGCGGACCCTTCCGCTGGTTGAGTAGCCGGGGCGAAGCCCGGCGTTATCGAAACCACGCCCACGTGATACGTCGGTGGGGTTTCGATAACGCTCGCTTTGCGAGCTACTCAACCCACAGAAGGGGGTTCCCGCTGCGCGAGTTCCTCAACCCACTGCAGGGGTAGCTCGCAGCGCGACCTCCGCGCACCACAAAGGCCCGCCCTCCGGGAGGAGGACGGGCCTTGGGGGATGACCGGGCGTGCCCCAGCAGTTGCCGGGCCATCCAGAAGGCCCGTCCCCCTCTGGGTGGGGCACGGGCCAGTCTCTGGCGCTACTTACATCGCGGGCGGCGTGAGAACCGTGTCGATGAGGTAGACGGTCGCGTTGGCGGTGTGCACGCCACCGCAGATCACGGTCGCGTCGTTGACCTTGAGGTTGTCGCCGCTTCCGGTGACGGTGACGGTGCCACCGTTGACGGTGGTGAGCTCACCATCGATGTCGCTCGGCAGGATCTGGCCGGGCACCACGTGGTACGTGAGGATGTCGCTCAGCATCTGCGCGTTCTCCGGCATCTGCAGCGCGGCAACGGTGTCGGCGGGCAGCTTGGCGAACGCGTCATCCACCGGTGCGAACACCGTGAACTCGGAGCCGTTGAGGGTGTCGACGAGGTCGACGTCGGGGTTCAGCTGTCCGGAGACCGCTGCGACCAGCGTGGTGAGGAGCGGGTTGTTGGATGCCGCGACCGCCACCGGGTCCTGGGCCATTCCGACGATCGAGCCGCTGCCGTCCGGCACGGCTTCCGCGTAGGCGGCGCAGCCGGAGCCGACCAGGTCGGCCGTGTAGTCCATCTCGGTGGCGGGGGCCGACGCGCTGGGGGCCGGCTCGCTCGACTCGTCCATTGAGGTGGTCGGCGAACAGGCCGAGACGCCGAAGGCGGTGGCGGCGATAGCGAGGGCCACCAGGGTGGTGCGGTGTGTGGTGCGCATGTGTTGCTCCTTTGTGAAAGTGATCGGCTCGATCGCAACTGAGCCTGGAAGGCATCTGTGCCGACCGTCATGGGGTCTTCGGGGTCGTCTCGAGAACGGTTTGGGGGCAAGCCCGAAAAAGTTCGACGGATGCGACATCCAAGCCGTAGCGCGCATCTCTCCGAAGACCTCCCCGACCGCACCTGCGGCCAGCAACCGCATCCCGACCACGGAGGTCATCGTGCTCAGCCTCGCCATCATCGGCTTCCTCGGAGGCCTCATCACCGGCATATCGCCGTGCATCCTGCCGGTACTACCGGTCATCTTCCTGTCGGGTGGCGCCATGAGCGCCCGAGATTCGGATGCCCCGCAGAAGGTGAGTCGCTGGCGCCCGTTCCAGGTCATCGCCGGCCTCGTCGTGGCCTTCAGCCTCTTCACGCTGATTGGATCGCTCATCCTCGCGCTGCTCGGACTGCCCCAGGACTTCCTGCGCTGGGCTGGCATCGTCGTGCTGGTGCTCATCGGTGTCGGGCTCATCGTGCCGGCCTTCCAGCACATCCTCGAGAAGCCGTTCTCCTGGATACCCCAGAAGAACGTCGGCACCGAGCGCGGGGGCTTTGTCCTCGGCCTCGCGCTCGGTGCCGTCTACGTGCCGTGCGCCGGTCCAGTGCTCGCGGCGATCACGGTGGCGGGGTCGACGGGCAACATCGGCGTCGAGACGATCGTGCTCACGCTGAGCTTCGCGGTGGGTGCTGCCCTCCCGCTGCTCATCTTCGCGCTCGCTGGCCGTGGGGTCGCCGAGCGGGTCAAGACGTTCCGCAAGCATCAGGCCAAGATCCGCACCATCGGTGGCATCGTGATGATCGCGCTCGCCGTCGGTCTCGTCTTCAATCTCCCGCAGCTGCTGCAGCGTCTCGTGCCCGATTACACGAGCGTGCTGCAGGACCAGTTCGCGAGCGACGAGGCCATCGCCGAGCAGCTCGACCTCGGCGGTCTCGAGAACGACCAGAACAAGGACCTCGACCTCTGCACCAACGGTGCGAGCGAGCTCGAGTCCTGCGGAACCGCCCCCGACATCAAGGGCATCCAGGAGTGGTTCAACACCGAGAACAATGAGGCCATCGACCTCGCCGACCTCAAGGGTCAGGTTGTGCTCATCGACTTCTGGGCGTACTCGTGCATCAACTGCCAGCGCAGCATTCCCCACACCGTTGCGTGGAATGAGGCGTATGAGGATGCCGGACTCCAGGTCATTGGCATCCACTCGCCCGAGTACGCCTTCGAGAAGGAGCCGCGCAACGTGAAGGCTGGCGCGCAGAACTTCGGCATCACCTACCCGGTGGCTCTCGACAACAACCTCTCCACCTGGACCAACTACCGCAACCGCTACTGGCCGGCGCACTACCTGATCGACGCGGAGGGTGTCGTGCGTCATGTGAAGTTCGGCGAGGGCGGCTACGCCAACACCGAGAAGCTCATACGGGAGCTGCTGCTCGACGCCAACCCCGACGCGCAGCTGCCCCCGGCGACGGATGTCGCGGACGACACCCCCGAGGCCGGCTCCACCACCCCCGAGACCTACCTGAGCCTCGGCAAGATGGTGAACTTCGGTGGGGACGAGGAGTACGCGTCCGGCGTGAACACCTACGCGTATCCCGCCGACCAGCCCCGCGACACGTTCGCGCTCAAGGGTGACTGGGAGCTGGACTTCCAGAACGCCACTCCGGTCGGCGGTGAGGGGAGCATCCGTCTCAACTACACCGCTCGCGAGGTGCGCATGGTGCTCGGCGGGGAGGGCACGGTGAAGCTCACCATCGACGGCGTGACAACCGAACTGGGGGTATCCGGGACGCCGAATTCCTACTCGCTTGTACCCCTCGGGGATGCCCGCGAGGGTAGCCTTGAGGTCACACTTTCGCCCGGTGTGGAGGCATACTCCTTCACTTTCGGGTAACCGCAGGGCCACGCGGGGCGCGGTCGGCTTCGGATGCCGACCCGCCTCGCGTCTGCGTTTAAGCGGCGAGGTCCGGCGTCCCACCTAGTTGGTTGGGCGAAGCCCCGGAGTACAAATCTGTTGGTTGAGTAGCCGCGGGCGAAGCCCCGGCGATATCGAAACCTCACCGACGTTCAACGATGGTGAGGTTTCGATACGCGCACTTCGTGCGCTACTCAACCCACGGGGAGGGGGCATCCCTTGACACCCCGCACCCCACCCCGTAACCTACAACCAAATGGTTGTACATACAGAACCCAGTGACGCGGAGGTCGACCGCATCTTCCATGCGCTCGCCGATGCGACGCGACGTGACATCCTTCGGCGCACGCTCGTCGGGGAGGCGTCGGTGAGCGAACTCGCCGACGCCTACGAGATGTCGTTCGCCGCGGTCCAGAAGCACGTCGCCGTGCTGGAGGGAGCCGGACTTGTGACCAAAGAACCCCGGGGGCGGGAGCGCATCGTGCGCGGCGACCCCGCGACGATCGCGCGGGCGCAGAAGCTGCTCGACGCGTACGCCGACCTGTGGCGCAGCCGCATCGACCGACTCGATGCGTTGCTCGCCGAAGACTGAACACCCACGAAACCAAGGAGATACGAAATGCCCGTCACCTCTGTCACCACCGACACCGAGGCCCTCAGCATGACCCTCGTGGCCGAATTCCCCGTGCCGGCGGAGCGGCTGTGGGATGCGTTCGCCGACCCGCGCCAGCTCGAGCGCTTCTGGGGCCCGCCCGGGTACCCGGCAACCTTCGGCACCTACGACCTCCGCCCAGGCGGCTACGTCCACTACTGGATGACGTCGCCCGAGGGTCAGACGTTCTATGGGCGGTGGGATGTCACGGCCGTCGACGCCCCGCGCACATTCACGGTCACCGACACCTTCGCCGACGAGAACGGTGTCTCCGACCCATCCCTCCCTGCCGGCACGATGACCGTGACCGTCGAGCCCACGGACTCCGGATCCCGGCTCACCGTGCTGTCGACGTCGCCGACACTCGAGGCGCTGCAGCAGGTCATCGAGATGGGCCAGGTCGAGGGCATGACGCAGGCGATGTCGCAGCTCGACACCGTGCTCGCCGACCTGCGCGAGTACGCGCTCGGCAAGGGCACCCAGACGGAGATCGTGGATGACACGCACGTCAAGATCACGCGGGCCTTCGAGGCTCCCCGCCACCTCATCTGGCGTGCCCACACCGAGCCGGAGCTCATGAAGAAGTGGCTGCTCGGCCCTGACGGCTGGGTCATGACGGTGTGCGAGTCCGACCTGAAGCCGGGCGGCGCCTACCGCTACGCGTGGGCGCCCGAGGAGGGCACACCGGGGGAGCCGTTCGGCTTCGAGGGCGAGAACGTGGTCATCGAGCCCGAGCGGCGGCTCGTCTCCACCGAGGCCATGACGGGTGCCGACTTCCCGGCGAACGTCAACGACCTGGGCTTCGCGGAGGCCGACGGGGTGACCCTGCTCACGCTGTACATCACGTACCCCAACAAGGAGCAGCGCGACTTCATCCTCGCCACGGGCATGACCGACGGCATGGAGGCCAGCTACGCAAGGCTCGAGCAGGAGCTGGTGGCAACCGCTGGTTGAGGAGCGACCGCAGGTCGCGTCTCGAAACCTCACATCGGAACAACCTCGGGTGTGAGGTTTCGATGACGGCCGCTTCGCGGGCCTACTCAACCCACCGGGTTTCGATGACGGCCGCTTCGCGGCCCTACTCAACCAGCTAACGGATGCTGGCTACCGCCGCCTGCACCTCGGCAAGGAGGCCCGGCGCGAGCGGCGCGGAGCCCGCGATCTCCTCGGCAGCGGCCTGACCCTCGGGGCTCGCGATGTGCTCGAGGTAGCCGCGCACGATCTCGCCCGTGTTCGCGTCGCCGTACTCCTGGCAGGCGATGAGGTAGCTGATCAGCACGAGCGGATACACGCCCTGCGCCGTCGAGGTGCGGTCGACCTCGAGCGCGATGTCGTGTTCCCCGCGGCCCGGGAGGCGCGGCGAGAGGTCCACGAGTGCTGCTGCGCCCGCCGCGGACGGTTGCACGAACTCGTCTCCCACGAGGATGCTCGCAATCGCGAGATCGCCGGCCTTCGAGGCATCCACGTACCCGATCGTGCCCACCCCGCCATCGACGGCACCCACGATGCCCGAGTTGCCGAGCGCGGACTCACCCGACCGGAACGGGAACGTGCCGCTCGGCTCGGCCGGCCACGCCTCCGGCGCGACGGCGTGCAGGTACTCGGTGAAGTTGGTGGTGGTGCCCGAGTCATCCGAGCGGTGCACCGCCGTGATCTCGGCGGCGGGCAGCGACACCCCGGGGTTCAGGTCGACGAGGGCCGCGTCATCCCACCGGGTGATCTCGCCGCTGAAGATGCGGGCGAGGGATGCCGCGTCCAGACGCAGCTCGTCAACCCCGGCGATGCTGAACACCACCGCGATGGGCGAGATGTACAACGGCAGGTCGATGGCTTCCGAGCCGGGAGCGCAACCGGGCAGTTCCCCGGCGAGTTCCTCCTCGCTGAGCGGGGTGTCGGAGCCCGCGAAGTCGGCGCCGCCGGCGAGGAACGCCTGGCGCCCTGCGCCAGAGCCGACGGGGTCGTAGTTGACGCTGACGCCGGCGTTGGCCCGCTGGAAGCCGGCGACCCACACCTCCTGCGCGGAGCCCTGCGAGCTGGCGCCGGAGCCGTCGATCGTGCCGGCGAGATCACTCGGGGTGTCGCCCTGCTCGTTGACCGCGCACCCGGACAGCAACAGGGCCGCGAGCACACCCGCTGTGCACACGAGAAGGCCACGCTCGATCATCTAGTCCCTTCGGCGCCAGCCTGCCGCCCCGAGGTGAGCGTCGAGTTAAGCATTGTCGTGCCGTTAGGTAAACGCAAGGTGAACACGGTGAGCATGACCGTGCTAGGCCGGATCCCGTCGAGTGTTCCGATATGGCTGCTAAATCAGCCAAAATAACGGCCATATCGGAACACTCGGCGTGAGAACTAGCGTGTGATGCGGTACCCGACGCCCCGAATGGTCTCCAGCGCCACCGGTCCGGTCGGCGCGGGTCCCTCGAGTTTGCGGCGAATACGCCCGATCATCACGCGGATGCCCTGCACCGAGGCATCCGGAAGCCCCGACGCCATCTCGGCCAGCTCGTCGGCGCTCACGACTCGATCGGCCGCCAGGAGCAGCTGCAGCAGCTCGAACTCGCGCGCGGAGAGGTACACGTCCCGCCCGTCGACCGACACCCGGTGCGACAGCAGGTCCATCGTGAGGTTGCCCGCGTGCAGCGTGGTGGGTGAGCGCGGCTGGGGCACGGCGGCGCGCGCCTCCATCTCCAGTTCGCGGGCGACGAGCGGAAGGCCCAGGATGCAGCGAGCTCCCCGATCGAGAGCTGCAACGGCTACGGCCTTGTCGTCGTCGTGCGCAAGCCCCACCATGACGGGGATCCCACCGCGGCGCACCGCGTCGATGTAGTCGAGCAGGTCGACCCCCTGCACGTCGGTGGGAACGACGACGAGGTCGGGGAGGGCGCGCCCCATCGCCAACAGCGACGAGGCGCCATCATTGTGCACGTGAACGGCGATGTCGACGTTCGCGAGTTCCGCGATGACAGTGGCGGTCGGTTGGTGACGAGGCGAGACGACCGTGGCGACGGAGAGCAGCGGTCGCATCGGGGCTATCCGAACTTGCCGGAGACGTAGTCCTCGGTTGCCTGGATGGTGGGCTTCGAGAAGATCGTGGTGGTGTCGCTGTACTCGATGAGCTTGCCCGGCTTGCCGGTGCCCGCGATGTTGAAGAACGCGGTCTTGTCGGAGACGCGCGACGCCTGCTGCATGTTGTGCGTGACGATCACGATCGTGTAGTCGCTCTTGAGCTCCTCGATGAGGTCCTCGATGGCGAGGGTGGAGATCGGGTCGAGGGCCGAGCAGGGCTCGTCCATGAGGATGACCTCGGGCTCGACGGCGATCGCGCGGGCGATGCAGAGACGCTGCTGCTGGCCGCCGGAGAGGCCCGAGCCAGGCTTGTCCAGGCGGTCCTTCACCTCGTTCCAGAGGTTGGCGCCCTTGAGGGACTTCTCGACGAGCTCGTCGCCGACGGACTTCGACATGCGCGTGTTGTTGAGCTTGACGCCCGCGAGCACGTTGTCGCGGATCGACATCGTCGGGAACGGGTTGGGGCGCTGGAAGACCATACCCACCTGGCGGCGCACGAGCACGGGGTCGACGCCGGGACCGTAGAGGTTGTTGCCGTCGATGAGCACCTCACCCTCGACGTAGGCGCCGGGGATGACCTCGTGCATGCGGTTGAGCGTGCGGAGGAACGTGGACTTGCCGCAGCCGGACGGGCCGATGAAGGCGGTGACGGTGCGGGGCTCGATCGTGAGCGAGACATCCTCCACGGCCTTGAACTTGCCGTAGTAGACGTTCAGGTCGTTGACCTCAATGCGCTTTGACACGTGGGTTCCTGTTCTGGGTTCTGGCTCAGCGGCCGAGCTTGGGGGAGAAGATGCGGGCGATCAGGCGAGCGATGAGGTTGAGCGCCATCACGATGAGAATGAGGGTGAGCGCACCTGCCCACGCGCGCTCGAGGTACGCGTTGACGTCGGTGCCCGGGTTGGCGTACTGGGTGTAGACGAAGACGGGGAGCGTCATCATCCGGTTCTCGAAGAGGTCGTAGTTCATGCTCGCCGTGAAGCCGGCGATGATGAGCAGCGGTGCGGTCTCACCGATGACGCGCGCGATGGCGAGCGTCACACCTGTGGCGATACCGGCGATGGATGTCGGGATCACGACCTTCAAAATCGTGAGCCACTTCGGCACGCCGAGTGCATACGCGGCCTCGCGCAGTTCGTTGGGAACGAGCTTCAGCATCTCCTCGCTCGAGCGCACGACCACGGGGATCATGAGCAGCGAGAGGGCGATCGAGCCACCGAAGCCGAAGCGGATGCCCGGGTCGTCAAAGATGAGCGCGAAGAACGCGAAGGCGAAGAGGCCGGCGACGATCGACGGGATGCCCGTCATCACGTCCACGAAGAACGTGATTGCACGAGCCAGGGGCCCGCGACCGTACTCGACAAGGTAGATCGACGTGAGCAGACCGACGGGCACCGAGATGAGCGTGGCCATACCGGTGATGAGGAGCGTTCCGGTGATCGCGTGGAGCGCTCCACCACCCTCACCGACGACGTTGCGCATCGAGCTCGTGAAGAACTGGAGGTCGAAGCGGTGCAGGCCCTCGGTGAGCACCGTGAAGATCAACGAGATGAGCGGCAGGAGCGCGATGATGAACGCCGTCGCCACGAGTGAGGTGACGAGGCGGTTGCGAGCCTGGCGAGCGCCCTCCACGAGGTAGGCGAGCACGAAGATCAGCACGTCGAAGAGGATCGTTCCGAGGAAGATCGCGAGTGCGATGTTGAGCTCGCCACCGCTGCCGGCGGCGACCAGGGCGAAGATGATGCTCATCACGGCCCAGCTGCCCGCGAGGAGCGCCCAGGGGGCCCACTTGGGGAGGCGGCCCGTGGTGAGGGAGTTCGTGATGCCGCGGGTTTCGGTCGGCGTTGTCGTGGTCATCAGTTGGCTCCGGAGAACGCCTTGCGGCGGTTGATGACGATGCGCGCGATCGAGTTGATCACGAGCGTGATGACGAAGAGCACGAGGCCGGTGGCGATGAGCAGGTTCACGTCAACGCCGTGGGCCTCGGGGAAGTTCAGTGCGATGTTTCCTGCGATGGTGGAGGAGTTCTGCGAGCTCGTGAGCACCCAGGTGATGAGTCCCGGCGAGACCGACAGCACCATGGCGACCACCATCGTCTCGCCGAGCGCGCGGCCGAGGCCCAGCATCGCGGCGGAGATGATGCCGGGGCGACCGAACGGCAGAACGGCCATCTGGATCATCTCCCAGCGGGTGGCGCCGAGCGCGAGCGCGGCCTCCTCGTGGAGCACGGGGGTCTGCAGGAAGACCTCGCGGCAGATGGCGGTGATGATCGGGATGATCATGACCGCCAGCACGATGGCGACGGTCAGGATGGTGCGTCCCGTGCCGGAGACCGGAGGAGCGAAGAACGGGATGAACCCGAGGTTCTCCGTCAGCCAGGTGTAGAGCGGGGTGACGGCGGGGGCGAGAACCTTGATGCCCCAGAGGCCGAAGACGACCGACGGCACGGCGGCCAGCAGGTCGATGATGTAGCCGAGGCCCTGCGCGACGCGGCGCGGGGCGTAGTGCGAGATGAAGAGCGCGATGCCCAGGGAGACCGGGAGGGCCATGATGAGCGCGAGGAGCGCTGCCCAGACCGTTCCGAAGGCGAGCGGGGCGACGTAGGCCCAGAAGCTGGAGGGTGAACCCTTGAGGTCGGCCGGGTCTGCGACCAGGGCCGGGATGCTCTGTGCGATCAGGAAGACCGCGACAGCCGCGAGGGCCGCAAGGATCAGGCTTCCGGCGACGACTGTCGCGCCGGAGAAGATGCGGTCAGCGGGCCTGAGCTTCGCCCGGGGTGACCTGGCTACTGTCGTCATACCTGTCTTCCTGCAACCTGGCGTTGGGGGATGTCGTTGAGGGTAATCATGTCAGTCGGGCTGCGTCTCGTGCACGGAGCACCGGACGCAGCCCGACCGATCATGGGGTGTTACTTGATCGCCTCGAGGGCGGTTGCAACCTTGGCCGAGAGCTCAGCCGAGAGCGGCGCGGCACCGGCGGCGGATGCTGCCTCAGCCTGGCCGGCCTCGCTCGTGATGTAGCTCACGTAGCCCTTGACGAGCGGTGCGACCTCGGCGTCCTCGAACTCGACGCAGGTGATGATGTAGCTC encodes the following:
- a CDS encoding SDR family oxidoreductase, encoding MAGPLMRVAVIGGTGLIGTRVVQRLRTDGHDVVVASRATGVNSFTGEGLEEALREVETVIDTSNSSYLDEAGAIEFFYGSTLNLLNYGRAAGVKHHVALSVVGTDRLARNEGGYFAAKLAQEKLIETSAMPYSIVHATQFFEFIASIADAATRSGIVTLSRALIQPMAADDVADAVVRTALASPQGRIVEFGGPEQFRLEEVVRRQLALQNDTREVVADPLARYFGTQLDERDLLPGPDATLAPTRLADWLG
- a CDS encoding DNA-directed RNA polymerase subunit beta; its protein translation is MADDFHKPTQYSGDKFDTFEGGEDPAQIMRVAHDTAHALVNRARETDDPAVLERLVAYTDAHGIDSIAELWARASPRSLPGALWRIYLLRVVIRQDPAGTAFLFQRGTEVLATIDAAVAGAQAPTGPEEITQLADQILRGLFRGDFGVALDRAAAFCRILSAGCSNEADTAELTSPDRATELTTRADRFTITAEELTACARLYRSDSLE
- the sigK gene encoding ECF RNA polymerase sigma factor SigK codes for the protein MLDVVSHDFSLGQDDSAAAVARRLQVLLERVASADKNAFSELYDEIAPRVFGLVKRVLIDHAQAEEVTQEVFLEIWQNAARFDASKGSAITWMLTMTHRRAIDRIRASQSSRDRDLRIGIRDFEPGHDGVAEHVEVSIEHERVARAMARLTELQRQAIELSYYGGYTNSEVAGILSVPLGTVKTRIRDGMIRLRDELGVTS
- a CDS encoding anti-sigma factor domain-containing protein, encoding MTDNNSADNKRDDVDPSTQTGSYALGALDAGEVAAFEKHLAEHAETRNEATELSDTAVLLGLAVPPVAPPPSLKASIMDQLDATPQLPAEAPPAPPLLAGPAETRARARWASRPVVALASAAAVIGLIAGGGVVATSVFQNNQRQEQADLFAAINAASDSQRRSVELADGTATLVWSDELQASALIVDGLEPLPSDKDYELWYIGESGIRSAGILSADGSRTWRVLEGSKEPGDTIGVTVEPRGGSEQPTTDPIIAIESA
- a CDS encoding fasciclin domain-containing protein, whose translation is MRTTHRTTLVALAIAATAFGVSACSPTTSMDESSEPAPSASAPATEMDYTADLVGSGCAAYAEAVPDGSGSIVGMAQDPVAVAASNNPLLTTLVAAVSGQLNPDVDLVDTLNGSEFTVFAPVDDAFAKLPADTVAALQMPENAQMLSDILTYHVVPGQILPSDIDGELTTVNGGTVTVTGSGDNLKVNDATVICGGVHTANATVYLIDTVLTPPAM
- a CDS encoding cytochrome c biogenesis protein DipZ — translated: MGASPKKFDGCDIQAVARISPKTSPTAPAASNRIPTTEVIVLSLAIIGFLGGLITGISPCILPVLPVIFLSGGAMSARDSDAPQKVSRWRPFQVIAGLVVAFSLFTLIGSLILALLGLPQDFLRWAGIVVLVLIGVGLIVPAFQHILEKPFSWIPQKNVGTERGGFVLGLALGAVYVPCAGPVLAAITVAGSTGNIGVETIVLTLSFAVGAALPLLIFALAGRGVAERVKTFRKHQAKIRTIGGIVMIALAVGLVFNLPQLLQRLVPDYTSVLQDQFASDEAIAEQLDLGGLENDQNKDLDLCTNGASELESCGTAPDIKGIQEWFNTENNEAIDLADLKGQVVLIDFWAYSCINCQRSIPHTVAWNEAYEDAGLQVIGIHSPEYAFEKEPRNVKAGAQNFGITYPVALDNNLSTWTNYRNRYWPAHYLIDAEGVVRHVKFGEGGYANTEKLIRELLLDANPDAQLPPATDVADDTPEAGSTTPETYLSLGKMVNFGGDEEYASGVNTYAYPADQPRDTFALKGDWELDFQNATPVGGEGSIRLNYTAREVRMVLGGEGTVKLTIDGVTTELGVSGTPNSYSLVPLGDAREGSLEVTLSPGVEAYSFTFG
- a CDS encoding helix-turn-helix transcriptional regulator; the encoded protein is MVVHTEPSDAEVDRIFHALADATRRDILRRTLVGEASVSELADAYEMSFAAVQKHVAVLEGAGLVTKEPRGRERIVRGDPATIARAQKLLDAYADLWRSRIDRLDALLAED